Proteins encoded by one window of Chondromyces crocatus:
- a CDS encoding TfuA-like protein translates to MKVVIFLGPTLSVTEASGVLEATYLPPAAQGDVYRAACERPAAIGIIDGYFDHVPSVSHKEILWTMKEGIHVFGAASMGALRAAELATFGMEGIGDVYESFRRGHIDADDEVATAHAPAEGGYRPLSVAMVDIRATLAGAVRDGVIGVDTQKKLIGLARSSFYADRSYPSLLGSASDAGLLDSEIAALRSYLPERRVDRKRLDALELLRTMDRRVKSGITPKQVRYHFQHTEAWEQIAQGARRLRATDPA, encoded by the coding sequence ATGAAGGTGGTCATTTTCCTCGGGCCCACGCTCTCCGTCACCGAGGCGAGCGGCGTGCTGGAGGCCACGTACCTGCCCCCGGCAGCGCAAGGAGACGTCTATCGCGCCGCGTGCGAACGACCCGCAGCGATCGGAATCATCGACGGCTATTTCGATCATGTCCCGTCCGTCTCCCACAAGGAAATCCTCTGGACCATGAAAGAGGGCATCCACGTGTTCGGCGCGGCGAGCATGGGCGCCCTGCGCGCCGCCGAGCTGGCGACATTCGGCATGGAGGGCATCGGAGACGTCTACGAATCCTTCCGCCGCGGCCACATCGACGCCGACGACGAGGTCGCCACGGCCCACGCGCCGGCCGAGGGCGGCTATCGACCGCTGTCGGTGGCCATGGTCGACATCCGCGCGACGCTCGCGGGTGCGGTTCGCGATGGCGTGATCGGTGTCGATACGCAGAAGAAGCTCATCGGGCTCGCCAGATCGTCTTTCTATGCGGACCGGAGCTACCCGTCGCTGCTCGGGAGCGCGAGCGATGCGGGCCTGCTGGACAGCGAGATCGCGGCGCTCCGTAGCTATCTGCCCGAGCGGCGCGTCGATCGGAAAAGACTGGACGCGCTCGAACTGCTCCGCACGATGGATCGGCGGGTGAAGTCGGGCATCACGCCCAAACAGGTCCGCTATCACTTCCAGCATACCGAGGCGTGGGAGCAGATTGCGCAGGGGGCGCGTCGTCTGCGGGCGACAGACCCTGCCTGA
- a CDS encoding CsbD family protein: protein MSNESKRAEGAAEELGGKIKKGIGQLIGNEQMEAEGAAKELKGEAKQEAAKAAERVKGAIEEATGAIKNRVGHLIDNEQMQAEGRARELKGEARQKANE, encoded by the coding sequence ATGAGCAACGAAAGCAAGCGCGCCGAGGGAGCAGCGGAGGAACTCGGGGGCAAGATCAAGAAGGGGATCGGTCAGCTCATCGGCAACGAGCAGATGGAAGCCGAAGGCGCCGCCAAGGAGCTGAAGGGCGAGGCCAAGCAGGAGGCAGCCAAGGCGGCCGAGCGCGTCAAGGGGGCCATCGAGGAGGCCACGGGGGCGATCAAGAACCGCGTGGGGCACCTGATCGACAACGAGCAGATGCAGGCGGAGGGGCGCGCGCGTGAGCTGAAGGGCGAGGCGCGCCAGAAGGCGAACGAGTAG
- a CDS encoding YcaO-like family protein, which produces MPAIKRHLAGTHRLVTPTETVERMRRMMPITGITRIADVTGLDTIGIPVVMVVRPNARSLSVSQGKGMDLDAARASGLMESLELWHAEQIDRPLKLATFNELRFTHRLVGVAALPALLVGQFHQNYRTLWIEGTNLLDGASTWVPHEMVHMDYTLPLPSGSGSFLMSSRGLASGNAPQEALAHALCELIEHDCTTLHRSSTEAIQRSRRVDPDTVDDAGCRELLGMYERAGVEVAIWDTTSDVGVAAFMCTIVDREPNPNRLIGPMGGLGCHLSRAVALSRALTEAAQSRLTLITGSRDDVLHQAPQSASRDVEAARRMTAALAAEPRTRHFHETPDRWNESFDDDLAQLLERLRAVGIEEVVAVDLTKDLFEIPVVRVIVPGLEPLSDVPGYRPGARARRRLLENVQ; this is translated from the coding sequence ATGCCCGCCATCAAGCGTCATCTCGCTGGCACCCACCGCCTCGTGACCCCGACCGAGACGGTGGAACGAATGCGACGGATGATGCCCATCACGGGCATCACCCGGATCGCCGACGTCACGGGGCTCGATACGATCGGCATTCCCGTGGTGATGGTCGTCCGGCCCAACGCGCGTTCGCTCTCTGTTTCCCAGGGAAAGGGCATGGACCTGGACGCCGCGAGGGCCTCGGGCCTCATGGAGTCGCTCGAACTCTGGCACGCCGAGCAGATCGACCGGCCCCTCAAGCTCGCCACCTTCAACGAGCTGCGGTTCACCCACCGGCTGGTCGGCGTCGCCGCCCTGCCGGCGCTCCTGGTCGGCCAGTTTCACCAGAACTACCGCACGCTGTGGATCGAAGGGACGAACCTGCTCGATGGCGCGTCGACGTGGGTGCCTCACGAGATGGTGCACATGGACTACACGCTGCCACTTCCTTCGGGGAGCGGGTCCTTTTTGATGAGCTCCCGCGGCCTGGCCTCCGGGAACGCCCCTCAGGAGGCGCTGGCTCACGCCTTGTGCGAACTCATCGAGCACGATTGCACGACGCTGCATCGGAGCTCGACGGAAGCGATTCAGCGGAGCCGCCGGGTCGATCCCGACACCGTGGACGATGCCGGCTGTCGCGAGCTGCTCGGCATGTACGAGCGCGCGGGCGTCGAGGTGGCCATCTGGGACACCACCTCCGACGTCGGCGTGGCGGCGTTCATGTGCACCATCGTCGACCGAGAGCCAAACCCGAACCGCCTCATCGGCCCGATGGGTGGCCTCGGCTGTCACCTCAGCCGCGCGGTGGCACTCTCGCGCGCCCTCACCGAAGCCGCCCAGAGCCGCCTCACGCTCATCACGGGCTCACGCGACGATGTGCTTCATCAGGCCCCGCAGAGCGCCAGCCGCGACGTCGAGGCGGCGCGGAGGATGACGGCTGCGCTCGCCGCCGAGCCCCGCACGCGACACTTTCACGAGACGCCAGACAGGTGGAACGAGTCCTTCGACGACGACCTGGCACAGCTCCTGGAGCGGCTGCGCGCCGTCGGCATCGAGGAGGTGGTGGCCGTGGACCTGACCAAGGACCTCTTCGAGATCCCGGTCGTGCGGGTGATCGTCCCGGGCCTCGAACCTTTGAGCGATGTGCCCGGGTACAGGCCAGGCGCGCGAGCGCGGAGGCGCCTCCTGGAGAACGTGCAATGA
- a CDS encoding L-serine ammonia-lyase, translated as MAISVFDLFKIGIGPSSSHTVGPMRAARSFALALHEAGLLDRTAAVRSELFGSLGATGRGHGSDKAVILGLLGETPDEVDVERVDDMVTEVRRGGALRLLGRRVVAFREPAHLALVRRSLPHHPNGMRFTALDETGASVLSRVYYSVGGGFVVDAPEPVDEAGSTSSRSPTALQGARDAEDSSLPHPFHTGAQLLARCQASELSISQLMLANERVTRSDAEIRAGLDRIWQVMQTCVQRGCRTEGILPGGLKVHRRAPALYRKLMDHPEAGLRDPLTALDWVSLYALSVSEENAGGGRVVTAPTNGAAGIIPAVLHYYRRFVPTATDEGVQRFLLTAAAIGVLYKENASISGAEVGCQGEVGSACSMAAGALCEVMGGSPAQAENAAEIAMEHNLGLTCDPIGGLVQVPCIERNAMAAIKAINAARMALHGNGQHFVSLDKVIRTMRITGEDMKDKYKETARGGLAVRFVEAPADVSVGLPEC; from the coding sequence ATGGCCATCAGCGTCTTCGATTTGTTCAAGATCGGCATCGGACCGAGCAGCTCTCACACCGTCGGCCCCATGCGCGCGGCGCGCTCGTTCGCTCTTGCGCTGCACGAGGCGGGCTTGCTGGACCGGACGGCGGCGGTGCGCTCGGAGCTGTTCGGATCGCTCGGGGCGACGGGGCGGGGGCACGGCAGCGACAAGGCCGTCATCCTCGGCCTGCTCGGCGAGACGCCGGACGAGGTGGACGTGGAGCGGGTGGACGACATGGTCACCGAGGTGCGGCGCGGCGGGGCCCTGCGTCTCCTCGGTCGCCGCGTGGTGGCCTTCCGTGAGCCGGCGCATCTCGCGCTGGTGCGGCGGAGCTTGCCGCATCACCCCAACGGGATGCGCTTCACGGCCCTGGACGAGACGGGGGCGTCGGTGCTGTCGCGCGTCTACTACTCGGTCGGGGGAGGCTTCGTCGTGGACGCGCCGGAGCCGGTCGACGAGGCCGGGTCGACGTCGTCGCGCTCGCCCACCGCCCTGCAAGGCGCGCGGGATGCGGAGGACTCGTCGCTGCCGCACCCGTTCCATACCGGGGCGCAGCTCCTCGCGCGTTGCCAGGCGTCGGAGCTCTCCATCAGCCAGCTCATGCTCGCCAACGAGCGCGTCACGCGCTCCGACGCGGAGATCCGCGCCGGCCTGGACCGCATCTGGCAGGTGATGCAGACGTGCGTCCAGCGGGGCTGCCGCACCGAGGGCATCCTGCCGGGAGGGCTGAAGGTGCACCGGAGAGCGCCCGCGCTGTACCGCAAGCTCATGGATCACCCGGAGGCAGGGCTCCGTGACCCGCTCACCGCGCTGGACTGGGTGAGCCTCTATGCGCTCTCCGTCAGCGAAGAGAACGCCGGGGGAGGGCGGGTCGTCACGGCGCCGACCAATGGGGCGGCGGGGATCATCCCTGCGGTGCTCCACTACTATCGACGCTTCGTGCCCACCGCCACGGACGAGGGCGTGCAGCGGTTCCTGCTCACCGCGGCGGCGATCGGCGTGCTTTACAAGGAGAACGCGTCCATCAGCGGCGCCGAGGTGGGGTGTCAGGGCGAGGTGGGATCGGCATGCTCCATGGCCGCCGGGGCGCTGTGCGAGGTGATGGGGGGCTCACCCGCGCAGGCCGAGAATGCCGCGGAGATTGCGATGGAGCACAACCTCGGCCTCACCTGCGATCCCATCGGGGGGCTGGTGCAGGTGCCGTGCATCGAGCGCAATGCAATGGCCGCCATCAAGGCCATCAATGCTGCGCGCATGGCATTGCATGGCAACGGCCAGCATTTCGTGAGCCTCGACAAGGTGATCCGGACGATGCGGATCACGGGTGAGGACATGAAGGACAAATACAAGGAGACGGCCCGCGGTGGGCTCGCCGTTCGTTTCGTGGAGGCGCCCGCCGACGTGAGTGTCGGATTGCCGGAGTGCTGA
- a CDS encoding AraC family transcriptional regulator yields MHYVEHPPAPALREVVRCLWSHEGVTGSVPFHVLPDGCLDLVWDGVALKVAGPDTRPFLTTLPEGYAITGLRFHPGVAPTALGVPASALRDSRVALEDLWGVEAVRLAEALGEAPSTDAKEALLASALARRVVSAPAPDRLVKALVGRFMRVVGEASAPPPSVELLADELGVSSRQLLRRCTDAVGYGPKVLLRVLRFQEFLRQARAQPALPLARLAVSCGYTDQAHLAHEAMALGGKTPGALRGVVDG; encoded by the coding sequence ATGCACTACGTCGAGCATCCCCCTGCGCCAGCCCTTCGCGAGGTCGTGCGCTGTCTCTGGAGCCACGAGGGCGTGACGGGGAGCGTGCCCTTCCACGTGCTCCCCGACGGTTGCCTGGACCTGGTGTGGGACGGCGTGGCGCTGAAGGTGGCGGGCCCGGACACGAGGCCCTTTCTGACGACGCTGCCGGAGGGGTACGCGATCACGGGACTGCGCTTTCATCCAGGGGTGGCGCCGACGGCGCTGGGGGTGCCTGCGTCGGCACTGCGTGACAGCCGGGTGGCGCTGGAGGATCTGTGGGGCGTCGAGGCGGTGCGTCTGGCCGAGGCGCTGGGCGAGGCGCCGTCGACGGACGCGAAGGAGGCGCTCCTGGCCTCGGCCCTCGCGCGACGGGTGGTGAGTGCGCCGGCGCCCGATCGCCTCGTGAAGGCGCTCGTGGGGCGGTTCATGCGCGTCGTGGGGGAGGCCAGCGCCCCGCCTCCCTCGGTGGAGCTGCTGGCGGACGAGCTGGGGGTGAGCTCGCGGCAGCTCCTGCGCCGGTGCACGGACGCGGTGGGTTACGGGCCGAAGGTGCTGCTGAGGGTGCTCCGCTTCCAGGAGTTTCTCCGGCAGGCTCGTGCGCAGCCGGCACTCCCGCTGGCCCGGCTCGCCGTGAGCTGCGGGTACACGGATCAAGCGCACCTCGCCCACGAGGCGATGGCGCTCGGAGGGAAGACGCCCGGCGCGCTGCGCGGGGTCGTGGACGGGTGA
- a CDS encoding PAS domain-containing protein — translation MPHSLHSLCCVAVATAGHKLSWEDCLMTTTEAAPAKSIRSVELDQTMLTWETDSGLLGHHGRRSAMFWLEPSLFQLLAPLVEELGVPLFRLTVAYHASLGARDDHRISIANEGACFPEVLEGWGRSVEVCGWGKFELKWFDEEACRALVRVHHPWELAVQRAAKERWGSPFLFGKLVGLFSLVSGFNCWADEMEGEDENGVPIVDFLLYRSDRTIEEELKILRREHDEEARRPLRQKMQELWESKERQRAVLASLGEVVLTVDRGGRITSFHVPRDQAAFHPSPELAIGKRLEEALPPDVAAALGEAVQQVLGGEPHLPASYEIAAAGEVRGYSAKLTSIHDAAGAVVGVTVLARDLTERLRIERALETQLAVIEQQQEAIRMLSTPVLQVWDGVVALPIIGGVDERRVADITATLLDTVARTQARYAILDVTGVDAIDRRTADHFTRIRRAVTLLGAECLLCGMRPGVAQAMVATGVEMDQDRGPRARNFGTMQAALQAVIGRR, via the coding sequence ATGCCCCATTCCTTGCATTCGCTTTGCTGTGTCGCCGTCGCGACGGCTGGGCATAAGCTGAGCTGGGAGGATTGTCTTATGACGACTACCGAAGCGGCTCCGGCGAAGTCGATACGCTCGGTTGAACTGGACCAGACCATGCTGACCTGGGAGACGGACAGCGGTCTGCTGGGCCACCACGGCCGCCGCTCCGCCATGTTCTGGCTGGAGCCCTCGCTGTTCCAGCTTCTCGCGCCGCTCGTCGAAGAGCTCGGGGTCCCGCTCTTTCGCCTCACCGTCGCGTACCACGCGAGCCTTGGCGCTCGGGACGATCACCGCATCAGCATTGCGAACGAGGGGGCCTGTTTCCCGGAGGTGCTGGAGGGGTGGGGGCGCTCGGTGGAGGTCTGCGGCTGGGGAAAATTCGAGCTGAAGTGGTTCGACGAGGAGGCGTGTCGCGCGCTGGTGCGGGTGCATCACCCGTGGGAGCTGGCGGTGCAGCGCGCCGCGAAGGAGCGGTGGGGGAGCCCATTTCTGTTCGGCAAGCTGGTGGGCCTGTTTTCGCTGGTGAGCGGGTTCAATTGCTGGGCCGACGAAATGGAAGGGGAGGACGAGAATGGCGTGCCCATCGTCGACTTTCTGCTCTACCGCTCGGACCGCACCATCGAGGAGGAACTGAAGATTCTGCGGCGCGAGCACGATGAGGAGGCGAGGCGGCCGCTGCGGCAGAAGATGCAGGAGCTGTGGGAGAGCAAGGAGCGGCAGCGGGCGGTGCTCGCGTCGCTGGGGGAGGTGGTGCTGACGGTGGACCGGGGGGGAAGGATCACGAGCTTCCACGTCCCGCGGGATCAGGCGGCGTTTCACCCGTCGCCGGAGCTGGCGATCGGCAAGAGGCTCGAGGAGGCGCTGCCTCCGGACGTGGCCGCGGCCCTCGGGGAGGCGGTGCAGCAGGTGCTGGGGGGGGAGCCGCACCTGCCGGCGAGCTACGAGATCGCGGCCGCGGGGGAGGTGAGGGGCTACAGCGCGAAGCTGACCTCGATCCACGATGCCGCTGGTGCGGTGGTGGGGGTGACGGTGCTGGCGCGCGATCTGACGGAGCGGCTCCGGATCGAGCGCGCGCTGGAGACGCAGCTCGCGGTGATCGAGCAGCAGCAGGAGGCGATCCGGATGCTGTCCACGCCCGTTCTCCAGGTGTGGGATGGGGTGGTGGCGCTGCCGATCATCGGCGGGGTGGACGAGCGGCGGGTGGCCGACATCACGGCGACGCTGCTGGACACGGTGGCGCGGACGCAGGCGCGCTACGCGATCCTCGACGTGACCGGGGTGGACGCGATCGACCGGCGGACGGCGGATCACTTCACCCGGATCCGGCGGGCGGTGACGCTGCTCGGCGCCGAGTGCCTGCTCTGCGGCATGCGGCCGGGCGTGGCGCAGGCGATGGTGGCGACGGGCGTGGAGATGGATCAGGATCGCGGGCCCCGTGCGCGGAACTTCGGCACCATGCAGGCGGCATTGCAGGCTGTGATCGGTCGGCGGTGA